The proteins below come from a single Dehalococcoidia bacterium genomic window:
- a CDS encoding DUF3795 domain-containing protein, with protein MIPRYPAIGICGLSCRLCPRYHTDGESRCHGCKTESRMGAGCPFITCALKKKGVEFCWECEQSDNCPKWGAHRKASRTVDSFKCYQTLEGDIALIKRNSIVNFDKLQKTREAFLKEMLRDFNDGQSKNYYCIAATVLEIKELEQALIEAKKTSKKLDSKGKAKNMHAILDRIAQQKGYNLKLRKPK; from the coding sequence ATGATACCCAGATATCCTGCCATCGGCATTTGCGGTCTCTCGTGCCGGCTCTGCCCCAGGTATCACACCGACGGCGAGAGCAGGTGCCATGGCTGCAAGACCGAATCGAGGATGGGGGCGGGATGTCCCTTCATCACATGCGCTTTAAAGAAAAAAGGCGTCGAGTTCTGCTGGGAATGCGAGCAGAGCGATAACTGCCCAAAATGGGGCGCACACAGGAAGGCGAGCAGGACCGTCGACAGTTTCAAATGCTATCAGACGCTTGAGGGCGACATCGCATTAATAAAAAGGAACAGCATCGTCAACTTCGACAAGCTGCAGAAGACCAGGGAAGCGTTTCTGAAAGAGATGCTGAGAGATTTCAATGACGGGCAGTCTAAGAACTACTACTGCATCGCGGCGACGGTTCTTGAAATAAAAGAGCTGGAGCAAGCCCTGATCGAGGCCAAAAAGACATCGAAAAAGCTCGATTCTAAGGGCAAAGCCAAGAACATGCATGCGATACTGGACAGGATAGCGCAGCAGAAGGGCTACAACCTTAAGCTGAGAAAGCCGAAGTAA
- a CDS encoding DUF167 domain-containing protein: MSDRKTTLTIQVHPNAKRNEVLGFEEGILRLKIAAPPVEGKANKELISFLSKTLGTRKSGITIDRGETSKVKIVTILGIDREQIYQMIEAARRK; the protein is encoded by the coding sequence ATGTCTGATAGAAAAACTACGCTGACAATCCAAGTACATCCAAACGCAAAGCGCAATGAAGTTCTCGGTTTTGAAGAGGGCATACTGCGACTGAAAATCGCGGCGCCCCCTGTCGAGGGCAAAGCCAACAAAGAGCTTATCAGTTTCCTCAGCAAGACCCTCGGCACGCGTAAAAGCGGCATCACAATCGACCGCGGAGAAACGAGCAAGGTTAAGATAGTAACGATACTCGGCATCGATCGCGAACAGATATACCAAATGATTGAGGCGGCGAGACGGAAATGA
- a CDS encoding cobalamin-dependent protein (Presence of a B(12) (cobalamin)-binding domain implies dependence on cobalamin itself, in one of its several forms, or in some unusual lineages, dependence on a cobalamin-like analog.) — protein MAKKTAKKIKILMAKPGIEGHWRGLVAVSNALRDGGFEVIYGSNMTPEEIANTAVQEDVDIVGLSIMSANYVMLVESVVKALKKAGKGDVMLLVGGIIWEEDFAALKKLGATGVFVPGTPLQDIVDFVKKKTKALV, from the coding sequence ATGGCAAAAAAGACAGCGAAGAAAATAAAGATATTAATGGCAAAACCGGGCATCGAAGGGCACTGGCGCGGCCTTGTGGCGGTAAGCAACGCGCTGCGAGACGGCGGCTTCGAGGTGATCTATGGATCGAACATGACGCCCGAGGAGATCGCCAACACAGCGGTCCAGGAGGATGTCGATATCGTCGGCCTCAGCATCATGTCGGCGAACTATGTTATGCTGGTCGAGAGCGTGGTCAAGGCGCTTAAGAAGGCCGGAAAAGGCGACGTAATGCTGCTCGTTGGCGGAATCATCTGGGAAGAGGACTTTGCCGCGCTCAAGAAGCTGGGGGCCACGGGCGTATTCGTCCCCGGCACGCCGCTGCAGGATATAGTCGACTTCGTCAAAAAGAAGACTAAAGCCCTGGTTTAG
- a CDS encoding MBL fold metallo-hydrolase, which produces MIIRGFEIGPFWTDCYIVGSESTGEGMIIDPAADADFIMKQVKNMNLDIKIIVATHSHPDHLMALGDVMKATGAKFAMHGDEPSGERAVGASRMISIMVGGPVEAPPDPDIVLKDGDIIEVGDLKFTVLHTPGHSPGGICLYGNGVAFVGDTLFNLSVGRSDFPGCSHEVLIDSIRRKLMTLPDDTTVYPGHGPKTTIGDERRHNPFLRF; this is translated from the coding sequence ATGATTATACGCGGATTTGAAATAGGACCGTTCTGGACCGACTGCTACATCGTCGGCTCGGAAAGCACCGGCGAGGGCATGATCATCGACCCTGCCGCCGATGCGGACTTCATCATGAAGCAGGTAAAGAACATGAACCTCGATATCAAGATAATCGTGGCGACGCACAGCCACCCGGACCACCTGATGGCCCTCGGTGATGTAATGAAGGCGACCGGCGCCAAGTTCGCGATGCATGGGGATGAGCCCAGCGGCGAGAGGGCGGTGGGGGCGTCGCGCATGATCAGCATCATGGTGGGGGGGCCGGTGGAGGCGCCGCCTGACCCCGATATAGTTCTAAAGGACGGAGACATTATCGAAGTCGGAGACCTCAAATTCACAGTGCTCCATACCCCCGGACACAGCCCGGGGGGCATCTGCCTTTATGGCAACGGGGTGGCCTTCGTCGGCGACACGCTGTTCAACCTCAGCGTGGGCCGCAGCGATTTTCCCGGTTGCAGCCACGAGGTGCTCATCGACAGCATCCGGCGCAAACTGATGACACTGCCGGACGATACGACCGTTTATCCCGGACACGGGCCCAAGACCACCATCGGCGATGAGCGACGGCACAATCCGTTCCTCCGATTCTAG
- a CDS encoding exonuclease SbcCD subunit D codes for MRILHFADLHLGVENYNTGINPETGLSTRLHDFLNALDEVVDYTLNHNVDLVLFCGDAYKSREPSQTHQREFARRIWKLASNGVAVLLLTGNHDLPNAIGRATTIEIFKTLSIPNVIVANTLGTYKIDTGNGTIQIVALPWARRSALLSREETKNLLAEEVNKKLEAALTERLQLEMENLDPRLPAILAAHVTVANARYGSERSMIMGNDYGLLQSNVADPRFDYVALGHIHKTQVMNENPPVVYAGSLQRIDFSEEDDDKGFFIVDIERGGKTNFEFVPVKARHFVTIKIDIGEQEAKPTETVLNAIQRCDVADAIVRVQISMPERLAKDIDDSAIRKALQNAYQVASISRDVSRERRPRLSGLSPEGLQPLDALKAYYEAKKPPLDVEILLEYGRRMIDESDGAQIGKDIV; via the coding sequence ATGAGGATACTGCACTTCGCCGACCTGCACCTCGGGGTGGAGAACTACAACACCGGCATCAATCCCGAAACAGGTCTGTCGACGCGCCTACACGACTTCCTCAACGCCCTTGACGAGGTCGTGGACTATACTCTGAACCATAATGTCGACCTGGTTCTGTTCTGCGGCGACGCCTACAAGAGCCGAGAGCCTTCGCAGACACACCAGCGCGAGTTCGCCAGGCGCATCTGGAAGCTGGCATCGAACGGGGTCGCGGTCCTGCTCCTCACCGGCAACCATGATCTGCCCAACGCCATCGGCCGCGCGACGACGATCGAGATATTCAAGACCTTGTCGATACCGAACGTTATCGTGGCCAACACGCTGGGCACATACAAAATCGACACTGGAAACGGAACCATACAGATAGTAGCGCTGCCCTGGGCCAGAAGAAGCGCATTGCTAAGCCGCGAGGAAACCAAGAACCTTTTGGCAGAGGAAGTGAACAAGAAGCTGGAGGCCGCCCTGACCGAACGCCTGCAGTTGGAGATGGAGAACCTCGACCCGAGATTACCCGCTATCCTGGCAGCACACGTCACAGTAGCCAACGCCAGATACGGCTCCGAGCGCAGCATGATCATGGGCAATGACTACGGCCTTCTTCAAAGCAACGTGGCCGACCCCAGGTTTGACTACGTGGCGCTGGGGCACATACACAAGACGCAGGTGATGAATGAGAACCCGCCCGTGGTCTACGCCGGCAGCCTGCAGCGCATCGACTTCAGTGAAGAGGATGACGATAAGGGATTTTTCATCGTCGATATAGAGCGCGGCGGTAAGACTAATTTTGAATTCGTGCCGGTTAAAGCGCGTCACTTCGTGACGATAAAGATCGACATCGGAGAGCAGGAAGCCAAGCCGACGGAGACTGTGCTCAACGCGATACAACGATGCGATGTGGCTGACGCTATAGTTCGCGTGCAGATATCGATGCCGGAGCGCCTGGCTAAAGATATCGACGATTCCGCCATTCGCAAGGCACTGCAAAATGCCTATCAGGTAGCTAGCATTTCGCGTGACGTATCGCGGGAGCGCAGGCCGCGCTTATCCGGCCTCTCGCCGGAGGGATTGCAGCCGCTCGACGCGCTTAAGGCCTATTACGAAGCAAAGAAGCCGCCGCTTGATGTCGAAATTCTGTTGGAATACGGCAGGCGCATGATCGATGAAAGCGACGGCGCGCAGATAGGAAAAGATATAGTCTGA
- a CDS encoding phosphatase PAP2 family protein, whose translation MKHADETVFFWINGLSDHVSWIDEIIRTLSCDLFLPVVMIIALIAVWFSGRNIADRTKNQYGVICSLASMGIANLLVFICNGVLPDRLRPFEAFPDKVNLIFYPPTDPSFPSNAAAASFALAIGLWVYNRKLGYILSIPAIIISFGRVYIGVHYPLDILGGLALAILATGIVMVVIKLCRPVLDRLLNLMRKIYLA comes from the coding sequence ATGAAACACGCCGATGAGACGGTCTTCTTCTGGATAAACGGCCTCTCCGATCACGTATCCTGGATCGATGAGATTATTCGCACGCTTTCCTGCGACCTGTTCCTGCCCGTAGTCATGATTATCGCGCTTATCGCCGTGTGGTTCTCAGGACGCAATATTGCGGACAGGACAAAGAATCAGTACGGGGTAATATGCTCGCTGGCCAGCATGGGAATAGCCAATCTGCTGGTATTCATCTGCAACGGAGTGTTGCCCGACCGTCTGCGGCCTTTTGAGGCCTTCCCCGACAAGGTTAACCTGATATTCTATCCCCCCACCGACCCTTCGTTCCCCTCCAACGCCGCCGCTGCTTCGTTCGCACTGGCCATCGGACTCTGGGTCTACAACCGCAAGCTGGGATATATCCTATCGATACCGGCGATCATCATCTCTTTCGGACGCGTATATATAGGCGTGCACTACCCGCTCGATATCCTGGGTGGTTTGGCCCTGGCGATCCTGGCGACAGGCATAGTAATGGTGGTGATAAAGCTGTGCAGGCCCGTCCTCGACCGGCTATTAAATCTGATGCGGAAGATATATCTGGCCTAG
- a CDS encoding nitronate monooxygenase: MSVKKTKVCDLLGIEYPIIQGAMGLIAGAELAAAVSEAGGLGVISPNAGEPDWSKVGDNIRKQIKKAKSLTSKPFAVNFPIHMIKDDRSLIDIAVAEGIKVVTTGAGSPALHTPYFHEHGIKVLHLVATVKHAVGAEKAGVDIVIAEGYESGGINSPDELTTLVLIPQVVDAVKIPVVAAGGIGDGRGLAAALALGAQGVQMGTRFVATTECLAHPDYKKSIVEAGDTATVITGRGLMMFRGLLNELTRDLVKKERSGAPDEERSVKMFSKLSEAALLGGDVVKGQAACGEVAGLVREEISAGEVVRRMVADYDRIVKGL; encoded by the coding sequence ATGTCAGTGAAAAAGACAAAGGTTTGCGATTTGCTGGGAATAGAGTATCCCATAATTCAGGGAGCCATGGGTCTCATCGCGGGTGCGGAGCTGGCCGCTGCGGTATCGGAGGCCGGCGGGCTGGGGGTCATAAGCCCCAACGCGGGGGAGCCTGACTGGAGCAAGGTTGGCGATAACATCAGAAAGCAGATAAAGAAGGCTAAGAGTCTAACCTCCAAGCCTTTCGCGGTGAACTTTCCCATACATATGATCAAGGACGACCGCAGCCTTATCGACATCGCTGTCGCCGAAGGAATCAAGGTCGTCACAACCGGGGCGGGTAGTCCGGCACTTCATACGCCGTATTTTCACGAGCACGGGATAAAAGTGCTGCACCTGGTGGCCACGGTAAAACACGCCGTCGGAGCCGAGAAGGCCGGCGTCGATATCGTTATCGCGGAAGGCTACGAGTCGGGCGGCATCAACAGCCCCGATGAGCTTACCACTTTGGTCCTCATCCCTCAGGTCGTCGACGCGGTCAAGATTCCGGTGGTGGCGGCGGGCGGCATCGGCGACGGGCGCGGGCTGGCGGCGGCGCTGGCGCTGGGGGCGCAGGGCGTGCAGATGGGTACGCGCTTCGTTGCGACAACGGAGTGCCTGGCGCATCCCGATTACAAGAAGTCCATCGTCGAGGCCGGCGATACGGCGACCGTCATCACGGGGCGGGGGCTCATGATGTTCCGCGGGCTGCTGAACGAGCTGACCAGGGACCTCGTGAAGAAGGAACGCTCGGGGGCGCCCGACGAGGAGCGCTCGGTGAAGATGTTCTCCAAGCTGTCCGAGGCGGCGCTGCTGGGTGGGGACGTGGTCAAGGGGCAGGCGGCCTGCGGTGAGGTGGCGGGGCTGGTTCGTGAGGAGATTAGTGCTGGCGAGGTGGTGCGCCGCATGGTGGCGGACTACGATAGAATAGTCAAGGGCCTTTAG
- a CDS encoding glycine--tRNA ligase has protein sequence MEKIVSLCKRRGFIFQSSEIYGGMSACWDYGPIGVELKRNVKEAWWRSMVKEREDIVGIDASILMHRSVWKASGHEEGFADLLRECKGCNQRWRADHLEGEVCPDCGGELTEGKMFNLMFKTFAGPIEGDNAIVYLRPETAQGIFVNFANVMETTRKKPPFGIAQIGKSFRNEITTGNFIFRCREFEQMEMEFFVKPGTEGKWYEYWLDQRFNWYLNLGIKKENLRMREHAREELAHYARACSDVEYLFPIGWSEIEGIASRGDFDLTQHSKFSGKDLSYFDAETKEKYMPCVIEPSSGVDRNALAFLIDAYDEEPDKDEIRTVLHFHPDIAPVKVAILPLSKKENLSRMARDVHALVRKQINSQYDDTQSIGRRYRRQDEIGTPLSVTVDFESLEDNAVTIRDRDSMKQIRVPVAVLVDTLNKKLSGESIEVLPPGGKLLGAEGK, from the coding sequence ATGGAAAAGATCGTCTCGCTGTGCAAGCGGCGGGGTTTTATATTTCAGTCGAGCGAGATTTATGGCGGGATGTCCGCCTGCTGGGACTACGGCCCGATAGGTGTTGAACTCAAGCGCAACGTGAAAGAAGCCTGGTGGCGTTCCATGGTGAAAGAGCGCGAGGATATCGTCGGCATCGATGCCAGTATCCTTATGCATCGTTCCGTGTGGAAGGCCAGCGGTCATGAGGAGGGGTTTGCCGATCTCTTGAGAGAGTGCAAAGGCTGCAACCAGCGCTGGCGCGCCGACCACCTGGAGGGCGAGGTCTGCCCGGATTGCGGCGGCGAGCTTACCGAAGGGAAAATGTTCAACCTGATGTTCAAGACCTTCGCCGGCCCGATAGAGGGGGATAACGCAATTGTTTATCTGCGTCCGGAGACGGCGCAGGGCATATTCGTCAACTTCGCTAACGTCATGGAGACGACGCGAAAGAAGCCGCCCTTCGGCATCGCACAGATAGGAAAATCCTTCCGCAATGAGATCACCACCGGCAACTTCATCTTCCGCTGCCGCGAGTTCGAGCAGATGGAGATGGAATTCTTCGTCAAGCCGGGCACCGAGGGCAAATGGTATGAGTACTGGCTGGACCAGCGTTTCAACTGGTATTTGAACCTGGGCATCAAGAAGGAGAACCTGCGAATGCGCGAGCACGCCAGGGAAGAGCTGGCGCACTACGCCAGGGCCTGCTCCGATGTGGAGTACCTGTTCCCCATCGGCTGGTCCGAGATCGAGGGCATCGCCAGCCGCGGCGACTTCGACCTGACGCAACATTCAAAGTTCAGCGGCAAGGATTTGAGCTACTTCGATGCCGAGACCAAGGAGAAGTACATGCCCTGCGTCATCGAGCCGTCATCGGGAGTCGACCGAAACGCATTAGCCTTCCTCATCGACGCGTATGACGAGGAGCCGGACAAGGACGAGATACGCACCGTGCTGCACTTCCACCCCGACATCGCGCCGGTGAAGGTGGCCATCCTCCCCCTGAGCAAGAAGGAGAACCTGTCGCGCATGGCCCGGGACGTCCACGCCCTGGTGCGCAAGCAGATAAACTCCCAGTACGACGACACGCAGAGCATCGGCAGGCGCTACCGCCGCCAGGACGAGATCGGCACGCCGCTCTCGGTGACCGTCGATTTCGAGTCGCTGGAGGATAACGCCGTCACCATCCGCGACCGCGACAGCATGAAGCAGATACGCGTGCCCGTGGCCGTGCTCGTCGACACGCTGAACAAGAAGCTGTCCGGCGAATCGATAGAGGTTCTTCCGCCCGGCGGCAAGCTGCTAGGCGCCGAGGGAAAATAA
- a CDS encoding cobalamin-dependent protein (Presence of a B(12) (cobalamin)-binding domain implies dependence on cobalamin itself, in one of its several forms, or in some unusual lineages, dependence on a cobalamin-like analog.), producing MVEKRKIRVLVAKPGTDSHFRGAELIAQILRNAGMEVVYTGRYQTSEMIVSTAIAEDVDVVALSSLAWSQEKFYTEVADMLKKKGSDIIIIGGGIISEKAKPKLIKAGVTGLYGPGTPYEVIIDHIKGRVEKERWGKGKAATKKAAPKKAATAKKTCKKKK from the coding sequence GTGGTCGAAAAGAGGAAAATTCGCGTATTAGTTGCTAAACCCGGCACGGATTCGCACTTCAGAGGTGCGGAGCTCATCGCACAGATTCTGAGGAATGCCGGCATGGAAGTGGTATACACCGGACGGTATCAGACCTCGGAAATGATAGTCAGCACCGCAATCGCGGAAGACGTCGACGTCGTAGCCCTCAGCTCGCTGGCCTGGTCGCAAGAGAAGTTCTACACCGAGGTCGCCGACATGCTTAAGAAGAAGGGCTCCGATATCATAATTATCGGCGGAGGCATCATCTCCGAGAAGGCCAAACCGAAGCTGATCAAAGCCGGCGTGACCGGCCTTTACGGACCCGGCACTCCCTATGAAGTGATAATCGATCATATCAAAGGCAGGGTCGAGAAAGAGCGCTGGGGCAAGGGTAAAGCGGCAACAAAGAAGGCCGCTCCGAAGAAAGCCGCAACCGCAAAGAAGACCTGCAAGAAGAAGAAATAA
- a CDS encoding methylmalonyl-CoA mutase family protein, producing MTQENLSPSGIPIKDIYTPEDIKGLNYKKDLNASGEPPFTRGPYPSMYRGQAWTARRLSGFNTPEETNALYKEEFKLGQTGFSVAPDMTTPSGMDADDPRAASEVGHAGVPFSTLQDMEICFADLPIDKVSTYLADRIGGFLTAMYLVMAEKRGIPMSQVRGTSANDLLAWSALNLLNQVSPEANLRYAVDLIEWCAEYAPKWNALSIDSYNARDNGVNAVQEIGLAMANGIQYIEEEKKRGRVPLDKFVRRFSFNTAVHNDIFEEACKLRAARRIWYKIITERYGITDPNCAKFRVHVQSSGSTHTYQEPYNNIIRIAFQVLAGVLGGAQSIHANGYDEAICLPTDQSMLLSIRTGQLVQYESGVTRTIDPLGGSYYIESLTNAMEKEIWKFIDEVEAQGGLAKAISKGWVHRLYRDAIVSYEDRIQKKEIPVVGVNVHRLDKEIYEVPIFKPDPTRSAASQIKKLKKLKKERNNATVKKCLAKVEEATRKGENVMPATIEAIRNYATLGELSALQLKVYGEWKYPMGI from the coding sequence ATGACACAGGAGAACCTATCCCCGTCGGGGATCCCTATAAAGGACATCTACACCCCTGAGGACATCAAAGGCCTTAACTACAAGAAGGATCTCAACGCATCCGGCGAGCCGCCGTTCACCCGCGGCCCCTATCCTTCCATGTACCGCGGCCAGGCATGGACCGCCAGGCGCCTCAGTGGGTTCAATACTCCGGAAGAGACAAACGCATTATATAAAGAAGAATTCAAGCTGGGACAGACCGGTTTCTCGGTGGCGCCCGACATGACCACGCCGTCAGGCATGGATGCCGATGACCCGCGCGCTGCGTCCGAGGTAGGACATGCCGGAGTGCCGTTCAGCACGCTGCAGGATATGGAAATATGCTTCGCCGACCTGCCTATCGATAAGGTTTCAACATACCTTGCCGACAGGATCGGCGGCTTCCTTACCGCGATGTACCTGGTCATGGCCGAGAAGCGCGGCATCCCGATGTCGCAGGTCAGGGGAACATCGGCCAACGACCTGCTGGCATGGAGCGCGCTCAACCTGCTTAACCAGGTATCGCCCGAGGCCAACCTGCGCTACGCCGTGGACCTCATCGAGTGGTGCGCCGAGTACGCGCCGAAGTGGAACGCGCTGTCCATCGACTCGTACAACGCGCGCGACAACGGCGTGAACGCTGTGCAGGAGATCGGCCTGGCCATGGCCAACGGCATCCAGTACATCGAAGAGGAAAAGAAACGGGGACGCGTACCGCTGGATAAATTCGTGCGGCGCTTCTCATTCAACACGGCCGTACACAACGACATCTTCGAAGAGGCGTGCAAGCTGAGAGCGGCGCGCCGCATATGGTATAAGATCATCACCGAGCGCTATGGTATCACCGATCCCAACTGCGCCAAGTTCCGCGTCCACGTGCAAAGCTCGGGTTCCACTCACACCTACCAGGAGCCTTACAACAACATCATCCGCATCGCGTTCCAGGTGCTCGCCGGGGTGCTCGGCGGCGCGCAGTCGATACATGCCAACGGCTACGACGAGGCCATCTGCCTGCCCACCGATCAGTCGATGTTGCTGTCGATCAGAACCGGACAGCTTGTTCAATACGAGAGCGGCGTGACCCGCACCATCGACCCGCTGGGCGGCTCATACTACATCGAGTCTCTCACCAACGCAATGGAGAAAGAGATATGGAAGTTCATCGACGAGGTTGAGGCCCAGGGCGGACTGGCAAAAGCCATCAGCAAGGGCTGGGTGCACCGCCTGTATCGCGATGCCATCGTAAGCTACGAAGACAGGATACAGAAAAAAGAAATCCCTGTCGTTGGAGTTAATGTCCATCGCCTGGATAAGGAGATCTACGAGGTGCCGATCTTCAAGCCCGATCCCACGCGGTCGGCGGCCTCGCAGATAAAGAAGCTCAAAAAGCTCAAGAAGGAACGCAACAACGCCACTGTCAAGAAGTGCCTTGCCAAGGTCGAAGAGGCCACCAGGAAGGGCGAGAACGTTATGCCGGCAACCATTGAAGCTATCCGGAACTACGCCACTCTTGGAGAGCTCTCCGCTCTGCAGCTTAAGGTCTACGGAGAGTGGAAATATCCAATGGGTATCTAA
- a CDS encoding methylmalonyl-CoA mutase family protein produces the protein MAKEKDVITFDRSKRTFVKTTTESGFEVKPSYGPDDVKGLTYKKDLGNDGEYPYTRGLYKGMYRNMLWVSAQALTRETAEKSRKERKVIWEAGADTIYLSSGDVGRTGCDPDHPLAKYDAGYGPEMYSWRRMEADLKGIDITTAIITFHGASSQQDDCLCVAELATVADMWGVDKKLIRGSCINDPVSNAATGFSVDFPLDIGRRLNGDLTEFCCKEMPKFSPFAPIAYDLWEAGCNSVQQLGIILSSVSAYCQEVVDRGVPFEAVGSRVTISIASSLDFFETVCKLRAARRMWARIARERFGAKDDKACRLRIAVRTPGQTITRQQPLNNIARIGFQAMSAIIGGCNAMDYARHDEAFCIPSEESSTITLALNHIIAQETGVGLTADPLGGSYYVEWLTNQLEEASFKLMKEIEGLGGIWTVAQNGWLRKYVNAARDERLSGLADGSIPQVGVNFFRLPDDKEPDIVEYEFKNFDKTQTDLFKEIKEYKAKRDIKKTRAALHKLREKAKTKENLMPYIISCFKADATRSEILGMIREAFGYSYDTVGMIERPKFLN, from the coding sequence ATGGCTAAAGAAAAAGACGTAATCACCTTTGACCGCTCGAAGCGGACTTTCGTCAAGACAACGACGGAAAGCGGCTTCGAGGTCAAACCCTCCTACGGCCCGGATGACGTAAAGGGCCTCACCTACAAGAAAGATCTGGGTAACGACGGAGAGTACCCCTACACCCGCGGACTCTACAAAGGAATGTACCGCAATATGCTGTGGGTCAGCGCGCAGGCTCTCACCCGCGAGACCGCGGAGAAGAGCAGGAAAGAAAGAAAGGTTATCTGGGAAGCAGGCGCCGACACCATCTATCTTTCTTCAGGCGATGTCGGCAGGACGGGATGCGACCCCGACCATCCCCTCGCCAAGTACGATGCAGGTTACGGCCCCGAGATGTACTCATGGCGGCGCATGGAGGCCGACCTCAAAGGCATCGATATCACCACAGCTATCATCACTTTCCACGGCGCATCATCCCAGCAGGACGACTGCCTCTGCGTGGCGGAGCTGGCCACCGTCGCCGACATGTGGGGCGTCGACAAGAAGCTCATCAGGGGCTCATGCATCAACGACCCCGTCTCCAACGCCGCTACCGGCTTCAGCGTGGACTTCCCGCTGGACATCGGGCGCAGGCTCAACGGCGACCTCACCGAGTTCTGCTGCAAGGAAATGCCCAAGTTCTCGCCGTTCGCGCCGATCGCCTACGACCTCTGGGAGGCCGGATGCAACTCGGTGCAGCAGCTGGGCATCATACTTTCATCCGTATCGGCCTATTGCCAGGAAGTAGTAGACCGAGGTGTCCCGTTCGAAGCGGTAGGCAGCCGCGTAACCATCAGCATCGCGTCATCGCTCGACTTCTTCGAGACGGTATGCAAGCTGCGCGCGGCGCGCAGAATGTGGGCCCGGATCGCCCGCGAGCGCTTCGGCGCCAAAGACGACAAGGCCTGCCGCCTGCGCATAGCCGTAAGGACGCCGGGACAGACCATCACCCGCCAACAGCCGCTGAACAACATCGCACGCATCGGCTTCCAGGCCATGTCGGCCATCATCGGCGGATGCAACGCAATGGACTATGCCAGACATGACGAGGCCTTCTGTATTCCTTCAGAGGAATCCTCGACCATAACACTGGCTTTAAACCATATCATCGCCCAGGAGACCGGCGTCGGCCTCACCGCCGACCCGCTGGGCGGCTCCTACTATGTGGAATGGCTCACCAACCAGCTTGAAGAGGCCTCCTTTAAACTGATGAAGGAGATCGAGGGGCTGGGCGGCATATGGACCGTAGCCCAGAACGGCTGGCTCAGGAAATACGTCAACGCCGCCCGCGACGAGAGACTCAGCGGCCTTGCCGACGGCAGCATCCCGCAGGTCGGCGTGAACTTCTTCAGGCTGCCCGACGATAAGGAGCCCGACATCGTCGAGTACGAGTTCAAGAACTTCGACAAGACCCAGACTGACCTCTTCAAAGAGATCAAAGAATACAAGGCCAAGCGCGATATCAAGAAGACCCGCGCTGCGCTGCACAAGCTGAGGGAGAAGGCCAAGACGAAAGAGAATCTGATGCCCTACATCATCAGTTGCTTCAAGGCCGACGCCACCAGGTCTGAGATACTCGGAATGATCCGCGAGGCTTTCGGCTACAGCTACGATACGGTCGGAATGATCGAGCGGCCGAAGTTCCTTAACTAA